In one window of Streptomyces sp. NBC_01224 DNA:
- a CDS encoding aldehyde dehydrogenase family protein → MTTPTADRHQLFINGAYTDGTSGTTHEVISPATGELVGTFPLPAAADVDTAVRAANAAQPAWAATNVWTRAELCHRIGTELGKRVDELARLQSLEQGKPLAESVADIEEAAKLFHLHAEDAVRLHGETLPSTDNTKRMFTFQRPVGTWGIITPWNFPLLMLAEFVAPGLATGNAHVVKPPANTPLTVLKAMEAFVAAGLSDGLVNIVPGEGDTGDALVRHEGIHAIGFIGSTATGAKIQSAAGLKRSIMECSGNGPLVVLADADVEAAAKAAVDGAYPCAGQVCCATERVIVHADIHDEFVEAVLREAQRITLGDPFDPKTVLGPLNNEGVAAKMDRHMADARERGARILLGGKRASGHPTDLYYEFTVVDGVPEDSLLSREESFGPVVPIITGRDEDDLLRIANDDKLGLQGAVFTRSMTSAFRFIEEMAVGQVVVNESNNWWDINMPFGGAGSRSTGWGRIGGKWTLMDMTDTRTGVISL, encoded by the coding sequence ATGACCACCCCGACCGCCGACCGGCACCAGCTCTTCATCAACGGCGCCTACACCGACGGCACATCCGGGACCACCCACGAGGTCATCAGCCCCGCGACGGGCGAACTCGTGGGCACCTTCCCGCTGCCCGCGGCCGCCGACGTCGACACGGCCGTGCGTGCCGCGAACGCGGCCCAGCCGGCCTGGGCCGCGACCAATGTGTGGACCCGCGCCGAGCTCTGTCACCGCATCGGTACGGAACTCGGCAAGCGCGTGGACGAACTCGCCCGCCTCCAGTCCCTGGAGCAGGGCAAGCCGCTCGCCGAGTCCGTCGCTGACATCGAGGAGGCGGCCAAGCTCTTCCACCTGCACGCCGAGGACGCTGTACGGCTGCACGGCGAGACGCTGCCCTCCACCGACAACACCAAGCGGATGTTCACCTTCCAGCGCCCGGTGGGCACTTGGGGCATCATCACGCCGTGGAACTTCCCGCTGCTGATGCTCGCGGAGTTCGTCGCCCCCGGACTCGCCACCGGCAACGCCCATGTCGTCAAGCCGCCTGCCAACACCCCGCTCACCGTTCTCAAGGCGATGGAGGCGTTCGTCGCCGCCGGACTGTCCGACGGCCTCGTCAACATCGTGCCCGGCGAGGGTGACACCGGCGATGCGCTGGTACGCCACGAGGGCATCCACGCGATCGGCTTCATCGGCTCCACCGCGACCGGGGCGAAGATCCAGTCCGCCGCCGGCCTCAAGCGCTCCATCATGGAGTGCTCGGGCAACGGCCCGCTCGTCGTCCTCGCGGACGCCGATGTCGAGGCCGCTGCCAAGGCCGCCGTCGACGGCGCCTACCCGTGCGCCGGACAGGTCTGCTGCGCCACCGAACGCGTCATCGTGCACGCCGACATCCACGACGAGTTCGTCGAGGCCGTGCTGCGCGAGGCCCAGCGCATCACCCTCGGCGACCCGTTCGACCCCAAGACGGTTCTCGGCCCCCTCAACAACGAGGGCGTCGCGGCCAAGATGGACCGTCACATGGCCGACGCGCGCGAGCGCGGCGCGCGCATCCTGCTCGGCGGCAAGCGCGCTTCAGGACACCCCACGGACCTCTACTACGAGTTCACCGTGGTGGACGGGGTGCCCGAGGACAGCCTGCTGTCCCGCGAGGAGTCCTTCGGCCCGGTCGTCCCGATCATCACCGGGCGGGACGAGGACGACCTGTTGCGCATTGCCAACGACGACAAACTGGGCCTCCAGGGCGCCGTCTTCACCCGCAGCATGACCTCCGCCTTCCGCTTCATCGAGGAAATGGCCGTCGGCCAGGTCGTCGTGAACGAGAGCAACAACTGGTGGGACATCAACATGCCCTTCGGCGGCGCCGGCAGCCGCTCCACCGGCTGGGGCCGCATCGGCGGCAAGTGGACGCTCATGGACATGACCGACACCCGTACCGGCGTCATCAGTCTCTGA
- a CDS encoding APC family permease, with protein MSSQPKTPAPPSPDPSDSSGAAGASTPALPKKMSWFDGFAMSLTMPAALIASLGASIGGLGAWGAIALWAASMVLATATNWIYTELAAMFPDSSGGIAHYATEGWKKRAPVVGPIASIGYWFPWTTALAVYSGLIGSFVQAQWFPGQDWSLEFGPLKVDFPIAVGLLVMLLLFGAAMIGLHVAMWVVYVTGGALLVPLAVFIVLPLFSGDWSAQGLHWNLHGAAGLREALVWLYVMAWTSFGVEVCATFAPEYKDTVRDTTRALRAGVLFSLGVFILLPLTLSGYVGEKAIGEEPTTFFVGAFQDLVGGASDLMVVFLIASLLLIMITGLADGSRVLYEMGKAGLTIKQVGVLNKRGVPARALLVALVLNVFVLTVLQTPLAIIVTGNLGYILTHVLAVSGFALLRKDRPDALRPIRLPRFFVPLAWTLAGFLTVVLVVGATGFSITGYGGYTELGVALAVLVAAVLLWLYRIKVQDRHVTDDRTV; from the coding sequence ATGTCATCCCAGCCAAAGACCCCAGCCCCACCCTCGCCGGACCCTTCGGACTCCTCGGGAGCGGCGGGTGCTTCCACCCCGGCACTGCCGAAGAAGATGAGCTGGTTCGACGGATTCGCGATGTCGCTGACCATGCCGGCGGCACTCATCGCCTCGCTCGGCGCCTCCATCGGCGGCCTCGGCGCCTGGGGTGCGATCGCCTTGTGGGCGGCCTCGATGGTGCTGGCCACCGCGACCAACTGGATCTACACCGAACTGGCCGCGATGTTCCCCGACTCCTCCGGCGGGATCGCGCACTACGCGACCGAGGGCTGGAAGAAGCGGGCGCCCGTGGTGGGCCCGATCGCGAGCATCGGCTACTGGTTCCCCTGGACGACGGCCCTCGCCGTCTACTCCGGGCTCATCGGCTCCTTCGTCCAGGCCCAGTGGTTCCCCGGCCAGGACTGGAGCCTGGAGTTCGGGCCGCTGAAGGTGGACTTCCCCATAGCGGTGGGCCTGCTCGTGATGCTGCTGCTGTTCGGCGCCGCGATGATCGGCCTGCATGTCGCCATGTGGGTCGTCTACGTCACCGGCGGTGCGCTGCTGGTGCCGCTCGCCGTCTTCATTGTCCTGCCGCTGTTCTCCGGTGACTGGAGCGCGCAGGGCCTGCACTGGAATCTGCACGGCGCCGCGGGGTTGCGCGAGGCGCTGGTGTGGCTGTACGTCATGGCGTGGACATCATTCGGTGTGGAGGTGTGCGCGACCTTCGCCCCCGAGTACAAGGACACGGTGCGCGACACCACCCGGGCCCTGCGCGCCGGTGTGCTGTTCTCCCTCGGCGTCTTCATCCTGCTGCCGCTGACCCTGTCGGGGTACGTCGGCGAGAAGGCCATCGGCGAGGAACCCACCACCTTCTTCGTCGGCGCCTTCCAGGACCTGGTGGGCGGCGCCTCCGACCTCATGGTGGTCTTCCTCATCGCCTCGCTGCTGCTCATCATGATCACCGGTCTCGCCGACGGCTCCCGGGTGCTGTACGAGATGGGCAAGGCGGGGCTCACCATCAAACAGGTGGGGGTACTGAACAAGCGCGGGGTGCCGGCCCGGGCACTGCTGGTGGCCCTGGTGCTGAACGTCTTCGTGCTGACGGTGCTTCAGACCCCGCTGGCCATCATCGTCACCGGCAACCTGGGATACATCCTCACCCATGTGCTGGCGGTCTCCGGCTTCGCGCTGCTGCGCAAGGACCGTCCCGACGCCCTGCGGCCCATCCGGCTGCCCCGTTTCTTCGTGCCCCTGGCCTGGACGCTGGCCGGGTTCCTCACCGTGGTGCTGGTTGTGGGTGCGACCGGCTTCTCCATCACCGGATACGGCGGTTACACCGAACTGGGTGTGGCGCTCGCCGTCCTGGTCGCGGCCGTACTGCTGTGGCTGTACCGGATCAAGGTGCAGGACCGGCACGTGACCGACGACCGTACGGTCTGA
- a CDS encoding glycosyltransferase, with translation MARVLELPPDDVGAAGRCPGQCLLVVCHGGSGTVFGALAAGVPLACVPLFADQPVNARLVTEAGAGTAVAPTVGPADESTVLGPDDVSRIRSAVELVLKEPSYRARAECLSDEIRATATGRELIGVLEPRS, from the coding sequence ATGGCGCGCGTGCTCGAGCTGCCCCCGGACGACGTGGGTGCCGCAGGCCGATGTCCTGGGCAGTGCCTCCTCGTGGTCTGCCACGGCGGGTCGGGGACGGTCTTCGGCGCCCTCGCGGCAGGCGTCCCGCTGGCCTGCGTCCCCCTCTTCGCGGACCAGCCCGTGAACGCCCGGCTGGTGACCGAGGCGGGCGCGGGAACAGCTGTCGCCCCGACCGTGGGCCCGGCGGACGAGTCGACGGTGCTCGGCCCCGACGATGTCTCCCGTATCCGGTCGGCCGTCGAACTGGTCCTCAAGGAACCCTCGTACCGGGCGCGGGCCGAGTGCCTGTCCGACGAGATACGGGCCACCGCCACGGGCAGGGAGCTGATCGGCGTCCTCGAACCGCGCTCCTGA